In Gemmata obscuriglobus, a single genomic region encodes these proteins:
- a CDS encoding TraR/DksA family transcriptional regulator gives MARQDALLRLHKSLITRRTELRKRLGLELEELAHVKHSSASGDAADAAFDASGEEISSTLAELEAKELAQIERALRRLKAGTYGKCEVCSIKIPVARLNALPFSTFCVDCQREMERDGGWSADYGANGWDRITDGDPMGEREVRISDLESDLSK, from the coding sequence ATGGCTCGCCAAGACGCATTACTGCGACTTCATAAGAGTCTGATCACACGCCGCACGGAACTCCGTAAGCGGCTCGGCCTTGAACTCGAAGAACTGGCCCACGTCAAGCATTCATCCGCTTCGGGCGACGCGGCGGATGCGGCGTTTGACGCGAGTGGTGAGGAAATTTCGTCCACATTGGCAGAACTTGAGGCAAAAGAGCTGGCGCAGATCGAGCGTGCGCTCCGCCGGCTCAAAGCGGGGACTTACGGCAAGTGCGAGGTGTGCTCGATCAAGATCCCTGTTGCCCGCCTGAACGCCCTGCCATTCAGCACGTTCTGCGTGGACTGCCAGCGTGAGATGGAGCGAGACGGCGGGTGGTCCGCGGATTACGGTGCGAACGGCTGGGATCGGATCACCGACGGGGACCCGATGGGCGAACGCGAAGTTCGGATCTCGGACCTGGAAAGCGATTTGAGCAAATAA
- a CDS encoding DHH family phosphoesterase translates to MARRSADPDSSSPNLKTSSTGLRRSDRFLLGLSSFDRVIFVSHVQPDPDSLGSMLGLAHLVETRLGKPTLITRDGLISRAENRAMVDVLRLDLVPVEKMNWGPNDAVVMVDSQPRTGRHTFPDSVKLYAVLDHHDTPGDLEGVTFTDIRSAHGATCTLVTKYLLEQGAPIPEKVATALLYGIETEVTGFPREASSSDDAALIALYPIADKDIIARIRNARLPHSYFECTLQAMQSSFIYDRLMMSWVNPLPQPEQAAEVVDFMIRFERVDYAFCGGVYEDSLILSVRSAIENARAGEILRQVVGKLGRAGGHDRRAGGSIPLSSTAPSAIEDLQSELRRRFLKALKIEDVRGQRLVPLREMLQNLQS, encoded by the coding sequence ATGGCGCGCCGTAGCGCCGACCCGGACAGTAGCAGCCCGAACCTGAAAACGTCGTCCACCGGTTTGCGACGCTCGGACCGGTTTCTCCTCGGTCTCTCGTCTTTCGACCGCGTTATCTTCGTCTCACACGTTCAGCCGGACCCCGACAGTCTCGGCAGCATGTTGGGGCTCGCCCACCTCGTCGAAACGCGACTCGGAAAGCCCACCCTCATTACCCGCGACGGGCTGATCAGCCGTGCCGAAAACCGCGCGATGGTGGACGTGCTCCGCCTCGATCTGGTGCCCGTTGAAAAGATGAACTGGGGGCCGAACGACGCGGTTGTCATGGTCGACAGCCAACCCCGCACCGGGCGCCACACGTTCCCCGACTCGGTGAAGTTGTACGCCGTCCTGGACCACCACGACACCCCCGGTGACCTCGAAGGCGTGACGTTCACAGACATCCGGTCCGCACACGGGGCCACCTGCACGCTCGTTACCAAGTACCTGTTGGAGCAAGGCGCCCCGATCCCGGAAAAGGTCGCCACCGCTCTCCTCTACGGGATCGAAACGGAAGTGACCGGCTTCCCGCGAGAGGCCAGTTCGTCCGACGACGCGGCACTGATCGCGTTGTACCCCATCGCCGACAAGGACATCATTGCGCGGATCCGCAACGCCCGGCTCCCACACTCGTACTTTGAATGCACGCTCCAGGCGATGCAAAGCTCCTTCATTTACGACCGGCTCATGATGAGTTGGGTCAACCCGCTCCCGCAACCCGAACAGGCCGCAGAAGTCGTGGACTTCATGATCCGGTTCGAGCGCGTGGATTACGCATTTTGCGGCGGGGTGTACGAGGACTCACTCATACTCTCGGTACGCTCGGCCATTGAGAATGCGAGAGCGGGCGAGATCCTCCGCCAGGTGGTCGGTAAGTTGGGTCGTGCCGGCGGACACGACCGCCGCGCAGGCGGTAGCATTCCGCTTTCCAGCACCGCGCCGAGCGCCATTGAGGACCTCCAAAGCGAGTTACGGCGTCGGTTCCTCAAGGCGCTTAAGATCGAAGACGTGCGCGGGCAGCGACTGGTTCCGCTTCGTGAAATGCTCCAAAACCTTCAGTCGTAA
- a CDS encoding helix-turn-helix transcriptional regulator — MNAASPGLGAELANKIARLVEERGWNQEDFARISGLNRHTVRQILQGGPKRQLRNTTVSQCADALGLTVSELRTLPLERLLPRMHGKPADDDESLKLLDERAQLPDLVGWLERNRNRAAELRPDEVLELLDMQAPSGPLVKLGVETCVDLIERRRHLVCKVKEIAGTEYFEFLEQFVKLIHDKVKPTPSKRV; from the coding sequence ATGAACGCGGCATCTCCGGGGCTCGGGGCCGAACTCGCTAACAAAATCGCCCGTCTCGTCGAGGAGCGGGGCTGGAACCAAGAAGACTTCGCCCGCATCTCGGGTCTGAATCGTCATACGGTTAGGCAGATATTGCAGGGCGGACCGAAACGCCAACTCCGTAACACGACCGTGAGCCAGTGTGCAGACGCGTTGGGGTTGACCGTCAGTGAGTTGCGCACGCTTCCGCTTGAACGCCTCCTGCCGCGGATGCACGGGAAACCGGCGGACGACGATGAGTCACTCAAGCTGCTAGACGAGCGTGCCCAGTTGCCCGACCTGGTCGGGTGGCTGGAGCGCAACCGCAACCGCGCGGCCGAACTGCGACCTGACGAGGTGCTGGAACTGCTCGACATGCAGGCCCCCAGTGGCCCACTGGTCAAACTGGGGGTCGAGACGTGCGTCGACCTCATTGAGCGGCGCCGCCACCTCGTATGCAAGGTAAAGGAAATCGCGGGGACGGAATATTTCGAGTTTCTGGAACAGTTCGTTAAACTGATCCACGATAAGGTGAAGCCGACCCCGAGTAAACGCGTCTGA
- a CDS encoding DUF1697 domain-containing protein, whose translation MPKPKTAYIILFRGVGGATQLPVAPLRAALTGAGFENVATYINSGNAVLRSHLARKQVIATAAKLCEEKFGFTKAIYAPTLEEWEALIANNPFPDFKEGKHVHAVVLGEVPKAESLEALRTHAVEGEAIELVGGVVYLHTPFGLGTSKLGEKFDKGIGVPNTARNWNTVLKLRELAKKAAGG comes from the coding sequence ATGCCGAAACCGAAAACTGCGTACATCATCTTGTTCCGAGGTGTCGGAGGCGCCACACAACTTCCCGTCGCCCCGCTGCGCGCGGCTCTGACGGGAGCGGGGTTCGAGAACGTTGCCACGTACATCAACAGCGGCAACGCCGTCCTCCGCAGCCACCTCGCTCGGAAGCAAGTGATTGCCACCGCAGCAAAACTCTGCGAGGAGAAGTTCGGCTTCACGAAAGCGATCTACGCCCCGACCCTGGAAGAGTGGGAAGCGCTAATCGCGAACAACCCGTTCCCCGACTTCAAAGAAGGGAAGCACGTCCACGCCGTGGTCCTGGGTGAGGTGCCGAAAGCGGAATCGCTCGAAGCGCTACGAACGCACGCGGTCGAAGGTGAAGCGATCGAACTCGTCGGGGGCGTCGTGTACCTGCACACCCCGTTCGGTCTGGGCACATCGAAGTTGGGTGAGAAGTTCGACAAGGGCATCGGCGTACCGAACACCGCCCGCAACTGGAACACCGTCCTCAAGCTCCGAGAGTTGGCGAAGAAAGCGGCCGGCGGCTGA
- a CDS encoding S1C family serine protease — MRNKVLFATVCAAFAFLGGAAAESLVRGERASAQPGDAAVAPHDRFQNIIKHFSSSVVAVDAVKPAAPGSTKSDPVEESGSGVIVKFPGAAGVVVVSNYHVVGAAAPSKVYVTLSDGRIVQPARIWADPESDLSFLNIEDDSLPAATLADSSRVKRGQWVLAFGSPFGLNQTVTHGIISATDRGQISLGSTIRIKEFLQTDAAINPGSSGGPLVDLDGKVVGINTAIASKSGSSSGVSFSIPANLVKRIAGQLIEKGTVTRGYLGVQLASALEPAEALRLGLSRVSGALVEIVHPNTPAAAAGLRVGDVILQIEDVTLRDENHLINLVSALPPGQKVRLSVWRDRKAVALEVTVGQFAGQTSRSNRP, encoded by the coding sequence ATGCGGAACAAGGTGCTCTTCGCGACGGTGTGCGCTGCGTTCGCGTTCTTGGGCGGGGCTGCGGCCGAGTCTCTCGTGCGTGGTGAACGCGCCTCGGCCCAACCCGGTGATGCTGCCGTCGCACCACACGACCGGTTCCAGAACATCATTAAGCACTTTAGTTCGTCGGTGGTCGCGGTGGACGCGGTCAAGCCGGCTGCGCCCGGCTCAACGAAGAGCGACCCGGTTGAAGAATCCGGCTCCGGTGTGATCGTGAAGTTCCCGGGCGCAGCGGGTGTGGTCGTGGTGAGCAACTACCACGTCGTCGGCGCCGCGGCCCCGTCGAAGGTGTACGTCACGCTGTCCGACGGGCGCATCGTTCAGCCGGCGCGCATCTGGGCGGACCCCGAGTCCGACTTGTCGTTCCTTAACATCGAAGACGACTCCCTGCCGGCGGCGACGCTCGCCGACAGTTCGCGCGTCAAGCGGGGGCAATGGGTGCTCGCGTTCGGTAGCCCGTTCGGCCTGAATCAGACCGTGACCCACGGAATCATCTCCGCGACCGACCGCGGCCAGATCTCGCTCGGTTCGACCATACGCATCAAAGAGTTCCTCCAAACCGACGCCGCGATCAACCCCGGTTCGAGCGGCGGCCCGCTGGTCGATCTCGACGGTAAAGTGGTCGGGATTAACACGGCCATAGCATCGAAGAGCGGCAGCAGCAGCGGGGTGTCGTTCAGCATCCCGGCGAACCTCGTCAAGCGGATCGCGGGGCAGTTGATCGAGAAGGGTACGGTCACGCGGGGGTATCTGGGTGTGCAGTTGGCGAGCGCGCTGGAACCCGCCGAAGCCCTGCGCCTGGGCCTCAGCCGCGTCAGCGGCGCGCTGGTCGAAATCGTTCACCCGAACACCCCGGCCGCGGCCGCGGGGTTGCGCGTCGGCGACGTGATCCTTCAAATCGAAGATGTCACGCTGCGGGACGAGAACCACCTGATCAATTTGGTGTCGGCACTACCGCCGGGCCAGAAAGTGCGGCTAAGTGTGTGGCGCGACAGAAAGGCGGTCGCTCTGGAAGTGACGGTCGGACAGTTCGCGGGTCAGACCAGCCGGTCGAACCGGCCGTGA
- the recJ gene encoding single-stranded-DNA-specific exonuclease RecJ gives MARAEKQWHLLPADSSATNRLAGSARVSSVVAQLLLNRGVRDAAAARRFLDSPLGALHPPLALPGVKEAAERVVRAVTARRRICVYGDYDVDGVTGTSILLRVLGKLGADVQFHVPLRLSEGYGLNSERLHELYRNGVQLVISVDCGIASIAEAQTARDLGLELIVTDHHEMKMGLDGPLLPVADVLVHPRLRAAEPYPFGDLSGAGVAFKLAWAVAQRASGSEKVSADLREVLLDSVGLAALGLVADVVPLRDENRVFVRHGLERIKANPSVGLKALLDASGVKPDQVLTAEDVGFKLAPRLNAAGRLGCASFAVELLTTQSPTKARQLAEQLEAQNGDRQARERKYTQAAKELVEEQFADDPAIVVGSPEWHPGVVGIVASRLVDYFGKPALVIAMQPNEAVSTGSGRSVTGFALHTALVACDDILEGHGGHAAAAGLKVRPDRIPALRDRFNAYVRSHYPGGAPAQTLTLDAEVPLSALTFGLINDLDKLEPYGAGNPRPKFLAAGLKVEAARLIGTGEIQRHMDFRVRQGDTTIRCVAWGMADRMEELMSAGGDCCLAFTPKINEWKGSRKLELQVIDLKPGKTAKLV, from the coding sequence GTGGCGCGTGCGGAAAAACAGTGGCACCTGCTCCCGGCCGACTCCAGTGCGACCAACCGACTTGCCGGCTCCGCACGGGTGTCGTCCGTGGTCGCGCAGTTGCTCCTCAACCGTGGCGTCCGGGACGCGGCAGCCGCCCGCCGGTTCCTGGATTCTCCCCTTGGCGCGCTGCACCCGCCCCTCGCTCTGCCCGGCGTCAAAGAGGCCGCGGAGCGAGTCGTTCGGGCGGTCACCGCCCGGCGCCGGATCTGCGTGTACGGTGATTACGACGTGGACGGCGTCACCGGCACATCCATCCTCTTGCGCGTGCTCGGCAAGCTCGGCGCCGACGTTCAGTTCCACGTCCCGTTGCGCCTGTCCGAAGGGTACGGGCTAAACTCCGAGCGGCTACACGAGCTGTACCGCAACGGGGTTCAACTCGTTATCAGCGTGGACTGCGGGATCGCAAGTATCGCGGAAGCGCAGACCGCCCGCGATCTCGGGCTCGAGCTGATCGTCACCGACCACCACGAAATGAAGATGGGCCTCGACGGGCCGCTGCTGCCGGTGGCCGACGTTCTGGTTCACCCGCGACTGCGTGCTGCGGAACCGTACCCGTTCGGTGATCTGTCCGGCGCCGGTGTGGCGTTCAAACTGGCGTGGGCGGTTGCGCAGCGCGCGAGCGGCTCAGAAAAAGTGTCGGCGGACCTGCGCGAGGTGCTACTCGATTCGGTGGGACTGGCAGCACTCGGCCTTGTCGCCGACGTGGTCCCGCTGCGCGACGAGAACCGCGTGTTCGTGCGGCACGGGTTGGAGCGGATCAAAGCGAACCCCTCCGTCGGGCTGAAAGCGCTCCTCGACGCCAGCGGTGTGAAGCCCGATCAGGTGCTCACGGCGGAAGACGTGGGGTTCAAGCTCGCGCCGCGGTTGAACGCGGCCGGGCGGCTCGGCTGCGCCAGTTTCGCGGTCGAGTTGCTCACCACTCAGTCGCCCACTAAGGCGCGACAGCTCGCCGAGCAGCTCGAAGCCCAAAACGGCGACCGGCAGGCCCGCGAGCGCAAATACACCCAGGCCGCAAAAGAACTGGTGGAGGAACAGTTCGCCGACGACCCGGCGATCGTGGTCGGCTCACCCGAATGGCACCCGGGCGTCGTCGGAATCGTCGCGAGCCGTCTGGTCGATTACTTCGGCAAGCCCGCACTGGTCATCGCGATGCAGCCCAATGAAGCGGTCTCCACCGGTTCCGGGCGAAGTGTGACGGGCTTCGCGCTGCATACGGCGCTGGTCGCATGCGACGACATCCTGGAGGGACACGGGGGCCACGCCGCCGCCGCCGGATTGAAAGTCCGGCCCGACCGCATTCCGGCCCTCCGCGATCGGTTCAATGCGTACGTTCGGAGCCACTACCCAGGCGGTGCTCCGGCCCAAACGTTGACCCTTGATGCCGAGGTACCGCTCTCCGCGCTCACGTTCGGCCTGATCAACGATCTGGACAAGCTCGAACCCTACGGCGCGGGCAACCCGAGACCGAAGTTCCTGGCGGCGGGACTCAAAGTGGAAGCCGCGCGATTGATCGGTACGGGCGAAATCCAGCGGCACATGGACTTCCGGGTGCGCCAGGGCGACACAACAATCCGCTGCGTGGCCTGGGGGATGGCCGACCGAATGGAAGAACTCATGAGCGCGGGCGGGGATTGCTGCCTCGCGTTCACGCCGAAAATCAACGAGTGGAAGGGCTCGCGCAAGCTGGAGCTTCAGGTGATCGACCTGAAGCCCGGGAAAACGGCCAAACTGGTGTGA
- the treY gene encoding malto-oligosyltrehalose synthase: MTDQPRSNAVRAPGATYRVQFHAGFTLRDVLAIVPYLHALGVTHLYASPILKARPGSTHGYDVLDHSALNPEIGSEADLAELSRALRDRGMGLLLDAVPNHMSVGTGNAWWADVLEHGPASSFAAAFDIAWHDSPRPQMAGRLLLPVLGDQYGAVLESGEFQPVFEEGGFHVRVHDNRLPLDPRTYGQVLAPASRDVRERHGAEHPSAIELASILHAVQGLPPRTDPDEARQAEGRLEVIAIRRRLSELAERFPEAAAAVAGTLTKLAGTPGDPTSFAALDELLEAQAYRPCFWRVASDEINYRRFFDVNDLAALSTERREVFAAVHSTWFRWLREGIADGLRIDHPDGLFDPKEYLARLQTSVGRTPPGPTDDGTGHNGAGGLYVVVEKILGDGEELPAAWECAGTTGYEFIHALNGLFVDPASEGALTNFYQQFTGLDDPWPEVVYRSKRQATQGALASELNALAHQLDRIARLDRRSRDFTLNGIRKALREVVACFPVYRSYVNGSVGDTDKAVVGKATRWAYRRNPVLGKAVFDFIRDTVLLKDSPSGPASEEYHALQRRFAGKFQQVTSPVAAKGVEDTAFYVFNRLVSLNEVGGEPGKFGWKPEQVHAFLHARAAAPGGLSPLSTHDTKRGEDVRARLNVLSELTAEWTQHVSRWSGYNRAHKTEVDDRLAPDANEEYLLYQTLVGAWPGRAGVSDEFRQRIRDYMKKALAEAKVHTSWINPNAEYEAAVAAFIDRTLDPQQSDTFLLELDEFADRVAGLGRINSLAQTLIRCTAPGVPDTYQGTESWDLSLVDPDNRRPVDYTARASWLHELDTQGTAAADLARNLADPRAKLFVTATALRCRRDQQELFAHGDYVPVEATGERGANAFAFLRTSGTGAALVVTTRLPASLRDGWGGTALTLPSEWADAAWKNLLTGELISSRDAQLPLSEVLKGFPVALLICDTGT; the protein is encoded by the coding sequence ATGACGGACCAGCCCAGGAGTAACGCGGTTCGCGCCCCAGGCGCGACGTACCGCGTCCAGTTTCATGCCGGCTTCACCCTCCGCGACGTCTTGGCGATCGTGCCGTATTTACACGCCCTCGGCGTCACGCATCTGTATGCGTCACCGATCCTGAAGGCCCGACCGGGTAGTACGCACGGGTACGATGTCCTCGACCATTCAGCGCTGAACCCCGAAATCGGATCGGAAGCCGACCTCGCAGAACTTTCCCGCGCGCTGCGCGACCGCGGCATGGGGCTGCTCCTCGACGCCGTGCCCAACCACATGAGCGTGGGGACCGGGAACGCGTGGTGGGCGGACGTGCTCGAACACGGCCCTGCGTCGTCCTTTGCGGCGGCCTTCGACATCGCGTGGCACGACTCGCCCCGCCCGCAAATGGCCGGCCGTCTGCTCCTGCCGGTCCTCGGCGACCAGTATGGTGCGGTGCTGGAGTCGGGCGAGTTCCAGCCGGTGTTCGAAGAGGGCGGGTTCCATGTTCGCGTTCACGACAACCGGCTCCCCCTCGACCCACGCACCTACGGACAGGTGCTCGCCCCGGCGTCCCGGGACGTGCGCGAGCGGCACGGCGCTGAGCACCCGTCCGCGATCGAACTCGCCAGCATCCTACACGCCGTTCAGGGGCTCCCCCCGCGAACCGATCCCGACGAGGCCCGACAAGCGGAAGGCCGGCTGGAGGTGATCGCGATCCGCCGCCGCTTAAGCGAACTCGCCGAACGGTTCCCGGAAGCGGCGGCGGCCGTTGCCGGCACGCTGACGAAACTGGCGGGCACGCCGGGCGATCCGACCAGCTTCGCGGCGCTGGACGAGTTGCTTGAGGCCCAGGCGTACCGGCCGTGCTTCTGGCGGGTCGCTTCGGACGAAATCAACTACCGCCGGTTCTTCGATGTGAACGACCTGGCAGCCCTCAGCACCGAGCGCCGGGAGGTGTTCGCCGCCGTCCACTCCACCTGGTTCCGGTGGCTCCGTGAGGGCATTGCCGACGGGCTGCGCATCGACCACCCGGACGGGCTGTTCGATCCGAAAGAGTACCTCGCGCGCCTTCAGACGAGCGTGGGACGCACGCCGCCCGGGCCGACCGACGACGGCACGGGCCACAACGGGGCCGGTGGGCTCTACGTCGTCGTGGAGAAAATCCTGGGCGACGGTGAGGAGCTGCCCGCCGCCTGGGAGTGCGCGGGGACCACGGGGTACGAGTTCATTCACGCGCTCAACGGGCTGTTCGTCGATCCCGCGAGCGAAGGGGCGCTCACCAACTTCTATCAGCAGTTCACCGGCCTCGACGACCCGTGGCCGGAGGTGGTGTACCGGTCGAAGCGGCAGGCGACACAGGGCGCGCTCGCGAGCGAGTTGAACGCGCTGGCCCATCAACTGGACCGCATCGCCCGGCTCGACCGCCGGAGCCGCGACTTCACCCTCAACGGCATCCGAAAGGCGCTCCGCGAGGTGGTCGCGTGTTTCCCGGTGTACCGCTCTTACGTGAACGGCTCAGTCGGCGACACGGACAAAGCGGTGGTGGGCAAGGCCACGCGCTGGGCGTACCGGCGCAACCCGGTGCTCGGGAAGGCCGTGTTCGACTTTATCCGCGACACCGTTCTGCTGAAGGATTCGCCGAGCGGACCGGCTTCGGAGGAGTACCACGCGCTGCAGCGCCGGTTCGCCGGGAAGTTTCAGCAGGTCACCTCGCCGGTGGCCGCCAAAGGCGTTGAGGACACCGCGTTCTACGTGTTCAACCGGCTGGTGTCGCTCAACGAGGTGGGCGGCGAGCCCGGCAAGTTCGGGTGGAAGCCCGAGCAGGTCCACGCGTTCCTGCACGCGCGGGCCGCGGCCCCCGGCGGGTTGTCGCCGCTCTCCACCCACGACACCAAGCGCGGCGAGGACGTGCGCGCGCGCCTCAACGTCCTCTCGGAACTGACGGCGGAGTGGACGCAGCACGTGTCGCGCTGGTCCGGGTACAACCGCGCTCACAAGACCGAAGTGGACGACCGGCTCGCACCGGACGCGAACGAGGAGTACCTCCTGTACCAGACGCTCGTCGGCGCCTGGCCCGGCCGCGCGGGCGTGTCGGACGAGTTCCGGCAGCGCATCCGCGACTACATGAAGAAGGCCCTCGCCGAGGCTAAAGTCCACACGAGCTGGATCAACCCGAACGCGGAGTACGAGGCCGCGGTCGCGGCGTTCATCGACCGCACACTCGACCCGCAGCAATCGGACACGTTCCTCCTGGAGCTGGACGAGTTCGCGGACCGCGTCGCGGGACTCGGGCGGATCAACTCCCTGGCCCAGACCCTGATCCGCTGTACCGCGCCGGGCGTGCCCGACACCTACCAGGGGACCGAGAGCTGGGACCTCTCGCTCGTCGATCCCGACAACCGCCGGCCGGTCGATTACACCGCCCGCGCGAGCTGGCTGCACGAACTCGACACACAGGGCACCGCCGCGGCGGACCTAGCGCGCAACCTCGCCGACCCGCGCGCGAAGCTGTTCGTCACCGCCACCGCGCTCCGGTGTCGCCGCGACCAGCAGGAGCTGTTCGCCCACGGCGATTACGTGCCCGTTGAGGCGACCGGCGAGCGCGGCGCCAACGCGTTCGCGTTCTTGCGCACCAGCGGCACCGGCGCGGCCCTGGTGGTGACGACGCGGCTCCCGGCGTCCCTCCGTGACGGCTGGGGGGGCACCGCGCTAACGCTCCCGTCGGAGTGGGCCGACGCGGCATGGAAGAACCTGCTCACCGGTGAGTTAATTAGCTCTCGCGACGCACAGCTTCCGCTGTCTGAAGTGCTCAAGGGGTTCCCGGTAGCGCTGCTCATCTGCGATACAGGAACCTGA
- the treZ gene encoding malto-oligosyltrehalose trehalohydrolase, producing the protein MASDYVRRFPVGAELTTDGTHFRVWAPIRSRVEVVPEAGPPIELTREPDGYFSGFAAGIGDGARYRLQLDGGSSLFPDPASRFQPSGPHGPSQVVDHTRFEWTDAGWPGITDEGQVLYEMHIGTFTPEGTFAAAAARLPQLAELGVTAVEVMPVADFPGHFGWGYDGTCLFAPTRLYGAPDDFRRFVDAAHALGLGVILDVVYNHFGPDGNYIREFAPQFLSTVHKTEWGEPFNFDGPDSGPVREFFIANAAYWVEEFHIDGLRLDATQAIYDDSPTHILTEIARRARAAAGRRTIYVMGENEPQDANLVRPPENGGCGLDAIWNDDLHHAARVALSGKNEGYFMDYSGTPQELVSAAKYGFLYQGQQYRWHNRRRGRPAFDIPRHRFVAFLENHDQVANSGRGHRVNQLTSPARFRALTAYLLLIPSTPMLFQGQEYASTRPFLYFADHHPELAALVFNGRREAMRRFRSQAGPDGMSLIPDPADPKTFERSKLDPAERDSRPEWLALHADLLKLRKTDPAFRSAVVDGAVLSASAFVLRFFVPAGGDRLLVVNLGRDLHLDPAPEPLLAPPDVDAHWHPIWSSEAPKYGGQGTAPLDTDDNWQIPGEAAVVLAARPLTRPT; encoded by the coding sequence ATGGCGTCCGATTACGTTCGCCGGTTCCCGGTCGGGGCCGAGCTCACAACCGACGGCACCCACTTCCGCGTCTGGGCGCCGATCCGCTCGCGGGTCGAAGTTGTGCCGGAAGCCGGCCCCCCGATCGAACTCACGCGCGAGCCCGACGGGTACTTCTCCGGGTTCGCCGCGGGGATCGGCGACGGCGCGCGTTACCGGCTCCAGTTGGACGGCGGGTCGTCGCTGTTCCCCGACCCGGCGTCGCGGTTCCAGCCCAGCGGCCCGCACGGCCCGTCACAGGTCGTCGACCACACGCGCTTCGAATGGACCGACGCGGGCTGGCCCGGCATCACCGACGAAGGCCAGGTGCTCTACGAAATGCACATCGGCACGTTCACCCCCGAGGGCACGTTCGCGGCGGCAGCGGCGCGGCTCCCGCAGCTCGCGGAACTCGGCGTCACCGCCGTGGAGGTGATGCCGGTCGCGGACTTCCCGGGGCACTTCGGCTGGGGCTACGACGGCACCTGCTTGTTCGCCCCCACCCGGCTGTACGGCGCCCCGGACGACTTCCGGCGGTTCGTCGACGCCGCCCACGCCCTCGGGCTGGGGGTGATCCTCGACGTGGTGTACAACCACTTCGGCCCGGACGGGAACTACATCCGCGAGTTCGCCCCGCAGTTCCTCAGCACGGTTCACAAAACCGAGTGGGGCGAGCCGTTCAACTTCGATGGCCCCGACTCCGGGCCGGTGCGCGAGTTCTTCATCGCGAACGCCGCGTACTGGGTCGAGGAGTTCCACATCGACGGGCTGCGGCTCGACGCGACCCAGGCCATTTACGACGACTCGCCGACTCACATCCTCACCGAGATCGCCCGCCGGGCGCGGGCCGCGGCGGGCCGGCGCACCATCTACGTTATGGGCGAGAACGAGCCGCAGGACGCGAACCTAGTGCGGCCCCCGGAGAACGGCGGGTGCGGGCTCGACGCCATCTGGAACGACGACCTGCACCACGCCGCGCGGGTCGCTCTCAGCGGTAAGAACGAAGGATACTTCATGGACTACAGCGGCACGCCGCAAGAACTCGTGAGCGCCGCGAAATACGGGTTCCTGTACCAGGGGCAGCAGTACCGCTGGCACAACCGGCGCCGCGGCCGCCCGGCGTTCGACATCCCACGCCACCGGTTCGTGGCGTTCCTGGAGAACCACGACCAGGTGGCGAACTCCGGGCGCGGGCACCGCGTGAACCAGTTGACCAGCCCGGCCCGGTTCCGCGCGCTGACCGCGTACCTGCTCCTCATCCCGTCGACCCCGATGCTGTTCCAGGGGCAGGAGTACGCCAGCACGCGCCCGTTCCTGTACTTCGCCGACCACCACCCCGAACTCGCGGCGCTGGTGTTCAACGGGCGCCGCGAGGCGATGCGCCGCTTCCGCAGCCAGGCCGGGCCGGACGGCATGAGCCTGATCCCGGACCCGGCGGACCCGAAGACGTTCGAACGGTCGAAGCTCGATCCGGCGGAGCGCGACTCCCGCCCGGAGTGGCTCGCGCTCCACGCCGACCTGCTCAAGCTCCGGAAAACCGACCCCGCGTTCCGCTCGGCGGTCGTTGACGGCGCCGTCCTGAGCGCGTCGGCGTTCGTGCTCCGCTTCTTCGTCCCCGCGGGCGGCGACCGGCTGCTGGTCGTGAACCTGGGGCGCGACCTGCACCTGGACCCGGCCCCGGAACCGCTCCTGGCCCCCCCGGACGTGGACGCGCACTGGCACCCGATCTGGTCGAGCGAGGCACCGAAATACGGCGGCCAAGGAACCGCCCCGCTCGACACCGACGACAACTGGCAGATCCCGGGCGAAGCCGCCGTGGTTCTTGCCGCACGCCCGCTCACCCGCCCGACCTAA